The following coding sequences are from one Arcobacter nitrofigilis DSM 7299 window:
- the fliF gene encoding flagellar basal-body MS-ring/collar protein FliF: MDQLLKFVNNLNSAQRAVIIGGFSLLLVLLLGLLIYSNVKAEDSKLNYTIATNLTKNQVMLASNELEASGILFSVVGSGNSLTLKTSKEFINIAKIKLVTSDAATSKHVGWEIFEKSSLGTTNFENKVKYLRALEGELSRSLESLSGILRASVKLAIPKETIFTERKTPPTASAVLTLKPGVYLTQKQIDGIKNFIASAIPNLTTNNIKLIDQDGSILEQSKEEADNLSSVTQNKYKKRLEKDFESKIVDLLEPFVGKGRVVARVSLSLNFSKKHTQEEIYEPEGTIRSQQTTESTSSSDGVVKDTAAVPGVQSNIQAPQPEGNKGTNSSKNETSKNIVNYEISKRVIDHEDKNYSTINKITAAVTFDSAALTNVQNKDEFINNIVEVVQDTIGYDEKRGDKITVKDFKFVTYDNKANLDANGNPIVEDSGDTIGMVKAILAEFSEYFQYLIALILLFIFYRKFIVKNDVVILSDGLTSSGTGKAGGGKGKDINIPGVTDDTKLEDEFNLDSAKGRLKSKVRSQILNNLEGLDEESAAKYEVLIEEIDRIINNEPAEMAKMIELLLSEDTGKKYNSKKGK, translated from the coding sequence ATGGATCAACTTTTAAAGTTTGTAAATAATTTAAATTCTGCTCAAAGAGCTGTGATAATAGGAGGTTTTTCCCTTTTATTGGTTCTTCTACTTGGATTATTAATTTATTCGAATGTAAAAGCTGAAGATAGTAAATTAAACTACACAATTGCAACAAATCTAACAAAAAATCAAGTTATGTTAGCTTCAAATGAACTAGAAGCTTCAGGTATTTTATTTTCGGTTGTTGGAAGTGGTAATTCTTTGACATTAAAGACATCAAAAGAGTTTATAAATATTGCAAAAATAAAGTTAGTGACAAGTGATGCTGCAACAAGTAAACATGTAGGTTGGGAAATTTTCGAAAAATCATCTTTAGGTACAACAAATTTTGAAAATAAAGTTAAATATTTAAGAGCACTAGAAGGTGAACTTTCAAGATCTTTAGAATCATTATCTGGAATATTAAGAGCTTCCGTAAAATTGGCTATTCCTAAAGAAACAATTTTTACAGAAAGAAAAACTCCTCCGACGGCATCTGCTGTACTAACTTTAAAACCAGGTGTTTACTTAACACAAAAACAAATTGATGGAATCAAAAATTTTATTGCTTCAGCAATTCCCAATCTAACAACAAATAATATCAAACTTATTGATCAAGATGGCTCAATTTTAGAACAGTCAAAAGAAGAAGCTGATAATTTGAGCTCTGTTACTCAAAATAAATATAAAAAAAGATTAGAAAAAGACTTTGAAAGCAAAATTGTAGATTTATTAGAACCTTTCGTTGGAAAAGGAAGAGTTGTAGCTAGAGTTTCACTAAGCTTAAATTTTTCTAAGAAACATACTCAAGAAGAGATTTATGAACCAGAAGGGACTATTAGAAGCCAACAAACTACTGAAAGCACTTCTTCTTCTGATGGAGTTGTAAAAGATACGGCAGCAGTTCCTGGAGTACAAAGTAATATTCAAGCCCCACAGCCTGAGGGAAATAAAGGAACTAATTCATCAAAAAATGAAACTAGTAAAAATATAGTGAATTATGAAATTTCTAAAAGAGTAATAGACCATGAAGATAAAAATTACTCAACTATAAACAAAATTACAGCAGCTGTAACTTTTGATTCCGCTGCTTTAACTAATGTTCAAAATAAAGATGAGTTTATCAATAATATTGTTGAAGTGGTTCAAGATACAATAGGTTATGATGAAAAAAGAGGTGATAAAATCACCGTAAAAGATTTTAAATTTGTAACTTATGATAATAAAGCAAATCTTGATGCAAATGGTAATCCAATCGTAGAAGATTCAGGGGATACTATAGGTATGGTAAAAGCAATTTTAGCTGAGTTTAGTGAGTATTTTCAATACTTAATAGCTTTAATCTTATTATTTATTTTTTACAGAAAATTTATTGTGAAAAATGATGTTGTAATTTTGAGTGATGGACTTACAAGTTCGGGAACTGGAAAAGCTGGTGGAGGAAAAGGAAAAGATATTAATATTCCTGGAGTAACTGATGACACTAAATTAGAAGATGAATTTAATTTAGATAGTGCAAAAGGTAGGTTAAAATCAAAAGTAAGAAGTCAGATTTTAAATAATCTTGAGGGTTTAGATGAAGAATCAGCTGCAAAATATGAAGTGCTAATAGAAGAAATTGATAGAATAATCAATAATGAACCAGCTGAAATGGCAAAAATGATAGAGTTGTTATTATCAGAAGATACTGGTAAGAAGTATAATAGTAAGAAAGGAAAATAG